The Deltaproteobacteria bacterium genomic sequence CGAAAAGAGAGTGCCAGGCATCTTCCGTAATGACGCGAATGGGAATCCGGTAATCAGGATCAGCGCCTGCATAGCAATCCTGGACATAAACGTCTTTTCCCTGGAGGTAAGCCTGCATTCTCAGGAAAATTTTATCAAACTTGTCTTCAGAGAAAGGGCGGTTGCTTTCACCCCACCAGACGTTGTCCTTGCTTGTTTCTTCCTCGATAACAAAACGGTCCCTGGGAGAACGGCCTGTATAATCGCCTGTTCTTACAACGAGAGGGCCTCGGTAGGATATAATGCCCACGCGCCTTCTGATCGATTGTTCATAAAGTACCGGCGGGACGCATGTCCAGTAAATATGATTTACGTTTTCAATGCCATGTTTGTCGAGACCGTAATTGGGGTTGTGCAAACCGCCTACCATGTTGTATTCCTCCCTTTATGAGCTATAAATATTTTAGCCGCTTATTATTGTAAAGGCATAAGATAGCATAAAAATGTTTGAAGAAAAAGGATGTCATGGAAAAGATGTTGTTTTTTATGTGAAATAATGGTGATGATTGCACAATCTAAGAAAATGCCCTCCCCTCTCCCTGAGGGAGAGGGCTTATTTATAGCTGCCTACAAAAACACAATAATCTTTAATCTTTTGTTAATCTGCTTTTTTGTATACTCATATCATAAAATAAGAAATAACTTAGGGAGGAAAACCATGGAAACTATGATGATATTGACAAAGGTAATTGGATCTCTTTATACCATTGTTGTTGTATTGGCAATGATCGTTATGCTGTAAAAGAATGGTACCGGACAACAGGGTTGAAGCGGTTTTTTTTGCATTTATTAAAAAAGCTTGTGATATAATCCCTGCTTTAATCAAGGCCAGAATCAAGTCAATTTATGAAAAAAAATTCTTTATTATTGCCATTAAGATTCTTTCTATATGTGGGCCTTTTTTTCTTTTTAGCCGCTTGCTCTCATACTGTTAACAATGAGGTGGCGCCTCTTATTGAAGATGGCTCGGTTTATTCTCTTTCAGATGAGGGAGGGGAAGAGATTAAAGAAAAATGGTGGCTTGCCTTTAATGATCCCCGCCTTGATGAACTTATTAATAAAGCGTTGTCAGATAGTTTTACTTTAAAGTCTTTTTACGCAAGAACTATACAGGCCGCCTCTCTGGAAAAACAGGCAAATGCCGTCAGGAAACCGCCTCTTACAGGTGAGCTGTCGCAAAGTTCGGACTGGGATAGTGATGGTGAACGAAGTGATACGTCAGCACTTGAACTGGGACTTTCATGGGAACTCGATCTCTGGTCGAGGCTGTCATCGGCTGAAAAGGCACTATTACTGGAAAATGAAGCGACAGGTGAAGATCTTGCCGGCGCGGCCCTCATTCTTGGTTCACAGGTGGCCCATACTTATTATCAGATTATTGAAACACAGGCACAGTTAAGGCTGCTTAAGAGCCAGATCGAGGTGGGAGAAAGATTTCTTCACCTCATCGAACTCCGCTTTAAAAATGGCAAAGCCTCTCTTGTCGATATCTACCAGCAGCGGCAGCAGGTAGCAGCCCTCAAATCTCAACTTCCACCGCTACGGGCGAAGTTATCGCTTCTTGCCAACGGTCTTCATGTACTCCTTGGCCGCGTACCATCAGGTGAGTTTAAAGAAGAGGCTAACTCTCTTCCTGAGCTTCCTCCATTGCCAAAGACAGGCATTCCCGCTGATCTCCTTATTAAAAGGCCCGATCTCAGAGTACGGCACAAGCGGCTTGTTGCCGCAGACTACCGTGTGGCTGAGGCCGTAGCCGGCAGACTTCCGGCAATTAAGCTTTTTGCTTCGGGAGGGCTGCGGGGTGATGCTCTCTCGGGCAGCAACCGTTTTTATTCCCTTATGGGAGAACTGGTCATGCCTATTATCGACTGGGGCAGGCGAAAGGCTGAAGTTGAGAGACGAAAGGCTATTGTTGATGAACAGCTTGCCCTTTATACGCAGGCCTTTCTCCTTGCCATAGAAGAAGTTGAAAATGCCCTGCGACAGGAAAAGGAACAGCTGGCGCTTATTGAAGCGCTTGGTGAGCAATATGAGATTGCCGGGGAAACTTTGGGTGAGACGAGGAAGCGCTACCTGCAGGGAGTGAGCGATTATCTCCCCCTCCTTACGGCGCTTCAGTCTGTGCAAAAGCTTGAACAGGATATGCTCCGTGAAAAAGGAGAGCTTATTTCAAACCGTATACTGCTCTACAGGGCGCTGGGAGGGAGTAAATTCTCCCCTCTCGATAAGCCTGACAATGAGCCCCATCGGGAAAATGAGGAGTTATAAATGAGTGATATAAAAATTAAAAGAAGATTAGCGGCAGCCGCCATAATCATCTCTATTACGGCAGCCCTTGTTTATGTTTTTTATGCCATGAAGCCTGCGACGAAAAAGAGGAGGCCCAAACCTGTCGTTCCCATTGTGGAAGTCCTTAATATTTCTCCCTCAACGGAAAGTGTATATATAGAGGCGGCAGGAGAGGTTATACCTGCAATGGAAGCAAATCTCTTTGCTGAAGTGGAGGGGAAGATTATCGATATAAGCAGTGAACTCGTTCCTGGCGGTATTGTAAAAAAAGGTGATAAGCTGGTGAGTATCGATAGGGCTGATTATATTCTTCGCGTGAAGGAGCTAAAAGCTGGGCTTGCCGAGGCTGAGTCGCAGCTGGAACTTGAAGAGGGACAGCAGGTGGTTGCCCGTGAGGAGTGGCGTCTTTTTGAAAAGGAGCATGCTGCAGCTCAGGCTGATAAAAGTCTTGCTCTAAGGGAACCCCATCTGAAAAGTGCAAAGGCCCGGCTCGATGCCGCCAGAAGCAGACTGGCTGCGGCTGAACTCGATTTAAAAAGGACGACGGTCGTTGCTCCCTTCAACGGAATTATTTTGGAGGAATTTGCTGAAAAGGGCCAATACGTAGGAAGGCAGGGAAAAATTGCCACACTGGCCGGAACGGATTACTTCTGGGTACGTGTTTCGATCCCTCTCGGGTATGTTTCACGGATTGCCTTCCCGGATAAAAAGAATAAAAGCGGAGCAGAGGTAAAGGTCATTCTCGATACATCCAATGGCAAGAAAGTTATCCGCAGCGGTAATGTTGAAAAATTACTGGGCGATCTTGATCTTAAAGGACGAATGGCGAGAATCCTCGTCAGGATAGATGATCCCCTTGCCCTTGGAGACAAGGCGGGTGACGGCAGGATACTCATCGGCAGTTTTGTCAAACTTCAAATTGATGCCGGTAAACTGGAAAATATTTATGCCCTTCCCAGGGAAGTGGTACATGAAGGGGATCGTCTTTTTATTTTCAAAAAGGACAACACGCTAGATGTGCGGAAACTGGATATCCAGTGGCGTCGAAAAAATGAGCTTTTAGGCCTTGTCAAAATGGATGAAGGGGAACGTCTTATTGTAAGTCGTCTGCAGAATGCCCTTCCCGGGATGAAGTTGAGGGCTGCCGGGGATAAGGTAGTGGGGGATAAGGTGGGGAAGGCAGAGGGGAAAGGGAAGGAGTAGAGAGGATTTTACCACCCCTAAAGCCCTTTATGCCCTGTGGGTGCTCCTAAAAATAGGAGGGGAGATTAAAGTTCCTCCCCTTGAGGGTAGAGGTTAGGAGGGATCTTAAAGGACTGTTGAAATGAAGTAATCACATTTCATTGATCTGGTTAAAATTTCATGAATAGCGATAAAAATATAAGAAAAGGTCTCCTTTCTTGGATGGCCGACAATCATGTGGCAGCCAACCTTCTCATGATAGCACTCATCATCGGTGGTCTTGTAAGTGCATTCAAGATTAAGCAGGAGGTCTTCCCTGAATTTGCCCTTGATATAGTCAAAGTTACTGTTGCCTATCCCGGGGCTACGCCTGAGGAGGTGGAAGAGGGGATAATCCTTGCCGTTGAGGAAGAGGTGCGGGCATTGGAGAACATTGACCGCGTTACTTCCATTGCCCTCGAAGGGCGGACTACTATCATCGCAGAATTGGTGACCGGTGTTGATGCCAACTACATGTTGCAGGAGATAAAGAGCGCCGTTGACCGCATTACTTCCCTACCTGAAGATGCTGAAAGGCCAGTCATCAGCCTCCAGTCGAGACGCCGTGAAGTGATCAGGCTTGCCCTTACGGGAAATTTTGATGATCGGACAATGTATGACATGGCGAGTCATATGAGGGACGAACTGGCTGATCTTCCAGAAATTACCCAGGTTGAATTAAGAGGAGTCAGGGAGCCCGAAGTAAGTGTTGAGGTGCCCCGTCATAGGCTGAGGGCTTATGGTTTAACCCTTGGTGATATTGCAGGGGCCATCAGGGAACAGTCCGTTGACATTCCTGCCGGAGGGATCAAGACAAAGGGAGGAGAGGTTCTTTTAAGGACCAAGGAGCGGCGTGACTATGCCGGTGAATTTGCAGGGATTTCACTGGTAAGCCGCAAGGATGGTACGGAGGTCAAACTGGGTGATATTGCTACTATCAGGGAGGGTTTTGCCGAGACAGATAAAGAGGCCTACTATAACGGCAAGAAGGCTGTTTTAATTAATGTGTTTCGTACCGGTGAGGAGACACCCAACGAGATATCGGAGGCTGTTTATGATTACATAACTTACATCAAGCCATCCCTTCCTCCCGGCATGGACCTGGCCGCCTACAGGGACAGGTCTGAACTCTATCAACAGAGACTCGACCTTCTCTTGTCCAACGGTGCTATTGGGCTTCTTCTCGTCGTTATTACTCTTACCCTTTTCCTTGAGGCGCGTCTCGCTTTTTGGGTTGCCATGGGTATTCCCATGGCTGTTATCGGTTCTTTTATTATCCTTTCCTTTTCGGGAGGAACTATCAATATGATCTCCCTTTTCGCCTTTATTATTACACTCGGTATCGTCGTTGATGATGCCGTAGTTGTTGGTGAGAATATCTACTATCATCGCCAAAAGGGGCTTTCTCCTCTGGCTGCTTCCGTTAAGGGTGTGAGAGAGATGTCAGTGCCTATATTCATTGCTGTTTCAACGAATATTCTTGCTTTTGTTCCGCTACTTTTTGTTACCGGTCGGATGGGGCGTTTCTTTTTCGTTCTGCCCGCTGTTATAATTTCGGTTTTCCTTATTTCACTGATCGAATGCCTTTTTGTCCTGCCGGCTCACCTCAATTATCCCAGGAGGAAAAGAGGGCGATTTATGGAACTTTTCGAGGCTCTTCCTGACCGTTGTGCAGTGGGACTTGAATGGTTTATAGATCGGATTTTTTCACCTCTTGTTCGTTTCTGTCTCTCCTATCGCTATCTAACGGCCCTCGTCGCCATTGCTGTTCTTATTGTCTCTCATGCCTACTGGACTAATGGCTGGATCAATTATTCATACTTTCCCCGTATACAGACAGATAGTATCGATGCAGAAATCGAACTTCCCTATGGTTCACCTGTCGAGGAAGTCAGGCGTATTGCCCGTCTTGTTGAAGAGGGGGGGCTAAGGGCCGTAGATAAAAACGGGGGCAGGGAAATTGTAAGAGGGGTGATGACTGACATTTCGGGGGGAAATACGGCACAGGTTACTTTTCAGCTCGTTCCCCAAAATGAGCGGGAAATGACATCACGCCAGTTCAGTATTAAGTGGCGCCAGGAGGTAGGAGAAATCCCGGGTCTGGAAAGGCTCTTCTTCGATTACGTCGTAGGTCCAGGTGGTTCGGCGGCCATCAATATAGAATTGACCCATCCCGATCCGAAGACGCTTGAGGCTGCTGCAAGTGACGTTGCTGCAGAGCTTGCCCAATATAAGGGTGTTACCGATATTGATGATGGTTTTGCACAGGGAAAACCACAGTTTGATTTTAATATGAAAGCTGAAGGGCGTTCACTTGGTTTAACTGCAAGGTCTCTCGGTAGCCAGGTAAGGCATGCTTATTATGGGGCTGAAGCGCTTCGCCAGCAGCGGGGGCGCGATGAAGTCAGGATTATGATCCGATTACCCAAAGAGGAGAGACGGTCGCTTTACAGTCTGGAAGAACTCCTTATATTAACGCCTGATGGAGGTGAAGTGCCTCTTTCCTCAGCGGTGACGATTACAGGGAGCCGCGCCTATACGGAGATTGATAGAGTTGACGGCAAGAGAGTGCTCAACGTCAAGGCGAGTGTCATTCAGGGGGTGACTAATGAGAATAAGGTCCTTGATGGTCTAAAGAGGAATTTTCTCCCCGAACTGAAGGCAAAGTATGCCGGCCTTAAATATACCTTTGCAGGCCGGCAGAGGCAGCAGGCTCAGTCACAGGAAGACCTTCATATGGGGATTACCTTTATCATGGCGGGCATCTTCTGCTTTCTTGCTATTCCTTTCAGGAGCTATGCCCAGGCGATAGTGGTTATGCTTAGCATCCCTTTCGGTCTTGTATGTGCCCTTGTAGGGCATATTATCATGGGTTATGATATGAGCATCACCAGTATTTTCGGCATGATTGCTCTTTGTGGAATTGTGGTCAACGGAGGCCTTGTATTTATAATCACAGCCAATAAGATGATGCGAGAAGAGGGGAAAAGCGCCTATGACGCGGCCTATCTGGCGGCAAGGCGGAGGTTCAGACCTATTATGCTCACATCGCTAACCACCTTTTTCGGCCTTGCCCCCATGATCTTCGAACAATCGGTCCAGGCCAGGTTCCTCATCCCCATGGCCATTTCCCTCGGCTACGGCATCCTATTTTCCACAGGTGTTGTCCTGCTGCTTACACCAACGCTTTACGTTATTCACCAGGATCTCCGGCACCAGATCAAGGCTTTTTTCGGGAGAGATGAAGAGGGTATGGGGGAGAGTGGCGAAGTAAAAGAAGAAATGGAAGCGTGAACTGCCCCCGATTTTACTTAAACTAATTCCAAATCCCTCCTGACCTCCTCTATGAGCCGTTGTCTCCGAGCCATAGGCCTTTACAAAGGGAGTAAGAATATACTTACTGCAAGGTAAAGGGCTCAAAGGAATGCTTGCAATACCGGCCCGGAATGGCATGGTCTCCCTCTTCAAAGTCGAAGAAAACACAGTCCACTCCTTTGGCTGAAGTTATGGAATAGGTAACTGACGCCATGTAAGATAACGCGCCGCTCGTTCCCATTCTCCGGGTAAGGTGCTCAGAGTTGGCAATGCCGATAAATACGGTATTGTTTTCCTGCTTGTTGAAGATCACGCGCGGGAGCTCCTCCTGATTAAATTCGTAATTTAACGCTTCAGTAATTCTTTTGGCATCGGCCGATTTAAGGGCTTTTTTAAAAACAGGAAAAAGACCGGCATCTTCGGTAGTCCATATGCCCGGTTGGTAGCCGTCAACAAGTCTTTTTATCCGCTTGCTCATCGCCTGCTTTTGTTCTTCATGTTTCTTGACTTCTTCAAAAAGTTCCCCGTTTTTCTTTGACAGTTCCTTGTTTTTTGCCGCAAGCGCATTGACTTTTGCTTCAAGCGCTTTAACTTCCGGTATTTTCTCTACACCCCTTTGGGTTTGCGGTGGCGTCACTCCTTCAGGTTCAGGTTTTTCACCGTTGCATCCAAAAAATTGAAATAAGAGTACACTGCAGATGATCAGGAAAAGAAGATGCTTTTCATTGCTGTATCTTTTCATAGGGAAACCTCCAAATCTTATATAATATATAAAATTAGCCCATTTATTTTGTTTTCGCAACTTCATCGGCTAAATATCTTTGCATTTAATAGCAAAGTCAACATGATAGTGATCGTCATGGCGCACCCAGGATTTTTTCTTTGGAATGGTAATGTTTTTCCTCATGTATTCTCCGTATTTGGTCTTATAAAGCAGGGATTGCAGATGAGGATCAAATATTACTCTCTCGATGTCAATGCCATACTTTTTCGCCGTTTTATGCAAAGCAACAATGTGAGCCCCCATACTTTCAAAGTCAATGGTGTACTCTTTATAAATTCCCTTCCTGCTAAATTCAATGTTGTAACCCCATTTATTAAAGAGATGGGTTGGTAAGTAAAGAGACTCGCCCTTCCTGTTTGTGACGGGAACAATGAAGTCCACTGACAGACCATTTTGATGGGTTTTATGGGGCTTAAAAGGGCCGCCTTCCTTAAAACCGGTTTCAGCATATTTAAAGACTTTAGAGGGCTCTTCCTTTTCAAGCATGCCGTAGCTTTCTGTGACAACATCCCTGACGGTACTGTGGACGTAGGTTCTGCCTGATAAATTGGCAAGAATGCTGTAGGAAATGTAATTATTACCCCCCGAGGGGAGTTTGACGCCTTTTTCCAGTCTGCCCTTTGAAGTGGTTCCGTAACAGATGCTCTTTTCTTCAGTCCAGGCAGTTATGGGTGAGATGGAAAGGAAAATGATCAGTATAAATGTTGTTTTAATCATTTCTATTATTTCTCTATCAGTGCATGGGAAGATCAGGATGCAGTCTGAGCGCAGGAATGGATTGCATAAATGAGGTCTTTCTTTTTTATCGGTTTGGACAGGTGGCTTGTGCAACCTGCATTAATACACTTTTCTACTTCCTCTTTTAAAGCGTGTGCCGTGAAGGCTATAACAGGCGTTTCTTCTTTATCATTTCTTTTTTCCCATCCCCTGATGGCCCTTGTCGCCGAATAACCATCCATAACGGGCATCTGCATATCCATGAGGACAAGGTCATATTCATTGCTAACAAAAAGTTCAATGGCTTCTTCGCCGTTTTTAGCCATATCGATGGTGTGCGGCGTATCTTTCAGAAAGGCCTCTACCAGCAGACGGTTGTCTTCCGCGTCTTCTGCCAGGAGGATTTTAAGCGGCCCTTCTTTAGGCCAGGGTAAAAAAGTTTGCCTTTTGTCACTCTCTTCTTTGGAACCGATTTTCATGGCTATCGTGAAATAGAATGTGCTTCCTTCTCCCTCTTTACTCTCAACAGACAACTTGCCTCCCATCAAGTGAACAAGCTTTCTTGAAATGGAAAGCCCGAGACCCGTTCCGCCATGGGTACGTGTTGTTGAAGAATCTCCCTGCACAAACTCTTCAAATACTTTCTCTTTATTTTTTTCAGAGATGCCAATGCCCGTATCACTGACGGAAATAAGCAATTGACATGATTCATTTGGCCGGGGCGGTTCAAGACACCCGACGGAGACCATTACTCTGCCCGTGTCTGTGAATTTAATGGCATTACCGATAAGATTGACTAATATTTGTCTAAGGCGAATGGGGTCACCCAGCAGATAGCCCGGTACGTCGTGAGAAATCTCTTTTTTCAGTTCGATCCCTTTTTGGGCCGTCTTGATATTAAATATGGAAAAGATTTTTTCAATTTCTCCGGGCAGAGAGAAATTAATCTCTTCCAGTTCAATAAGCCCTGCCTCTACTTTGGAAAGATCGAGGATATCATCAATAATCCTTATGAGCGAATCTCCGGATTTTGTGAGACGCGCCACGTATTCCTTTTGCTCCTTGCTCAGGGCGGTTTCCGAAAGGAGTTCCGCCATTCCGATAATGCTGCTCATGGGTGTCCTTATCTCATGGCTCATATTAGCGAGAAACTCGCTCTTGGCCCTGTTTGCATCTTCGGCCATTTCCTTCGATTTTTTCAGCATCCTGGCCGACTCATTACGATCCGTTATATCGACAAAAGTAACGACGGAACCGATGACCCTGCCTTTATGCTCAAGCGGGTAAGACCAGTATTCCGCTTCGAAGCTGCTCCCGTCTTTACGCCAGATCACTTCATCGTCGACGTGTGTGCCGCGGCCCTTGTGAAATGCCTCGTATATCCTGCATTCCTTTTCGGGATACTTTGAACCGTCAGGGTGGCTATGATGAATAAGGTTATGCATGTTTTTTCCCAAAAGACTTTCGGCGCTGTCATAACCGAGGAGTTTAATGCATGATTTGTTTGCAAAGGTACAATTCCCCTTGAGATTGAGGCCGTAGATCGCTTCTGCTGCGGAATTTATAAGCAGGTTAACATGGTTTTCACTTTCTGTTAAGGTTTCCAGGAGATAATCGAGGTCGGCTTTTCTAAAATCAATTCTTTTTGTGGAGGTCATGTCGGCAGGACTTAGCCGCCTTGCAATAGTAACGGCCCTGCTTACAGGCTTTCCGATTTTTCTGTCTACCAGTAAAATGAGAAGAAGAACAAATAGAGAGGCAAAGAGCAGCGCCGTTGCAAAGACCCTTTGTTCCACTTTTATAATTTCATTTTGCAGATTTTCTATTTTCAGCTTTTCAATGGTCATCAGCCGTTTAATCAGCCTGGCCAGCGATTCATGAAGTGAAATATCTCCTTTCCTGATTAATTTATCGGCAGCCATGTGGGCATCTTTATCTGTTTTCTTGAAGAGGTGGATTGCCTGCCGGTATTTTTTTCCAAGGAGGTGATGGTTTTCCCTGACTTTTATGAGCAGTTTATTCAATTCATTATCTTTATGTTCAGCCAATATGGATTCGAGATCATTGAGCCCGGAAAGGAACTGTCGCTCAATAGCATAAAAATTGCTCAAATGACGGTAGTAAAGTTGTTCATCCTGCCCCCTTAAAAGAATATCTTTCCATGCCTGAACCTGTTTGTCGAAGAGATCTTCCGTCTCTTCCGCCAAATGGATCTGGGCATGCATTTTTTCAGTAAGAATCACCTGTTTCTCCATCCCTTTTCTGGAAAGAAGTGATATATAGGCGCCCACAGCCAGCATTACCGATATTGCAGATATGAGGACAAGGGAGAGAAGGCTTCTGATTCCGGGTTTAATGAGAATGGGTTTCATTATTGTAAATGTTATCTATTGTTTGACGGGAGTGAATAACTGTTCACCATTTATACGAAAATTGCGGATCAGCTTACGGCCTTTTTCAGAGCTTATAAAATCAATAAATGCGGCCGCCCCTTCGGTGTTGACCGAGGGGTGTTTATTTGGGTTGACGGCAATGATGTTATAATAATTAATGAGCTTTATACCAGGGGCCATAAGGATCAATACCTGCCGCTTTCCACAAGCTTTTCTCCCTCTCATAGGTACCCGAATCATCAGGCCGGGAGAGAAAGAGCGCTTCTTTTGAGGCAATGTTTTTTAAGGCTTTCAGCACATCTTTCTCTTTACTTATGCCTGCCGGGTCATGGGCCGGACCTGCCATGACAAAATCATTATACATGGTTGTGTGGCGTTTCAGGCCGAATCCCTCATTAATTACCCCTGTTAATTTGATGATTTATTGGAAATAGAGGTTCTCAGGTCAGGGGAGATGAGTCTGTCATGTCAATATAAGTATACAGGAGAAAAGATGGATTTCAAATTGACTTGACTTTTAAAACGTTGTCATGTCTGCTCTCTTTTCCGGTTTGAGCAACAGCCCGCCTTAAATTTGACACCCATTTTAGGAAGGTGTAAACTCCAACTGTAAGTATTATAACCTTTTTCATGTGGAAACTATGGCCGCACATTCGGATAATAATGAGGTGAGTCTCGGCAAGCTTATCAGCAGAATTAAAAGCGAAGGGATAGAGGAAGCTTCCAAAAAAGCGGAAGATATCATCACCGGGGCAAAAGCGGATGCCGCAAGGATTGTCGATGAAGCTGAAAGAAAGGCCCTTCATATCGTTACAAATGCCCGTAAAGAAGCTGAAGAGAGCAGTCAGCGAGGAATAGACTCACTCAAACTTGCCGCACGGGATAGCGCCATCGCCTTAAAACGATCTATTGAGGAAACCTTCCGCTCTGTTATTCTTAAGGACTGTAATGAAGCCCTTACCGGCGAGGCGCTTCAATCACTTATCGGAAAGATAGCAGAAGCATGGCACAAGGGAGATAAGGAGAGGGAAACCCTTGAGATTATTATCAGTGAAAAAGACCGGAAGGGATTGTCGGACAGCTTTATAAAAAAACTCGGAAAAGCGCTTGAAAGGGGAGTAGAAGTAAAAGGCCGTTCCGGCATGAAGGGCGGTTTTCGCGCGGGACTGAAGGGGGGTCATATGTATTACGATTTCAGCGATGAGGCTGTTGCCGAACTGCTTTTAAACAATCTCTTTCCCGAACTTGCGGCCATTCTCGATGAAAGGGGCAAAAAGGAGGAAGATAAGTGAAAAGCAGTTATTACTACTTTGTCGCTTCACTGCCCCACCTTTCTTTTTCTCAAACAAAGCCGATTTCCTATGAACATTTCCTCTCCCTTTGCGCTTCATTTCTTCATGCTAATGATTTTGACATTATAAAAAGCATTTCCCTTGCCGCCGCCGGAGGTAAGGCTGACTCTCTTGATTCCATGAAAAAATGGACGGCCTGGGACAGGGCGCTTCGATGGGAACTTGGACGCTTGAGGGCTGCCAAATTGGACCGTCAAATTGCGGCGCATGAGAATGCGGACAATAGTATTGCTTCCCATGCTGCAATGGTGGCAAAGGAGATTTTTGCCCTTTCCGCGCCCCTCGATGCCGATGAACAAATAGATAGAGCGAGATGGGAATATGTGGAACTTCTCGAATTTGGCCGTTACTTTGATATTGAGTGGCTCGCCCTTTATAGTCTCAAGCTTCACATACTGGAAAGGCGTGAGACCTTTGATCAAAAAGCAGGATTGCAGCGTCTTCATGCCATAATGGAGGGCGCGAGAAATAACTATGACGCAAAAGGAGACCCTGTGGAGGCAGATCTTGGCTAGGGTGGGATCTATTACAGGTGTTAACGGTAACATGGTTACCGTCAGGGTTGATGGCAGGGTCCGCCAGCATGAAGTTGCCCATGTTCATCTCGGTGAGAGGCGGCTAAAATCGGAAGTGGTGCGTATTCGGGGTGATATAGCCGATTTGCAGCTCTTTGAAAATTCACGGGGCCTCAGGGTGGGAGGAGGGGTTGAATTTACGGGAGAACTTCTCTCCGTCGAGCTTGGCCCCGGTTTGCTGGGCAGTGTATTTGACGGTCTCCAGACGCCGCTTAAGGTCATGGCCGGGAGTTTCGGCCACTTTCTTGAAGGGGGAGTAAGTATCCCGTCGCTTTCGAGGGATAGAAAATGGCAGTTTTCGCCTCTTGTCAAGACAGGCGACAGCGTGGAAGCAGGCCATAGGATAGGCTTTGTCAGGGAGGGGAAGTTCGATCATCACATCATGGTCCCCTTTCATCGGGTTGGAACTTTTACCGTCAGCGATATTGTTGAGTCCGGTGAGTACCTTATCGATGATAAAGTGGCATGCATCGAGGGAAATGATGGTGAAGAACATATTACCCTCTCTTTCCGGTGGCCCGTCAAGCGGCCCGTTACGGCCTATGAAGAG encodes the following:
- a CDS encoding efflux transporter outer membrane subunit — protein: MKKNSLLLPLRFFLYVGLFFFLAACSHTVNNEVAPLIEDGSVYSLSDEGGEEIKEKWWLAFNDPRLDELINKALSDSFTLKSFYARTIQAASLEKQANAVRKPPLTGELSQSSDWDSDGERSDTSALELGLSWELDLWSRLSSAEKALLLENEATGEDLAGAALILGSQVAHTYYQIIETQAQLRLLKSQIEVGERFLHLIELRFKNGKASLVDIYQQRQQVAALKSQLPPLRAKLSLLANGLHVLLGRVPSGEFKEEANSLPELPPLPKTGIPADLLIKRPDLRVRHKRLVAADYRVAEAVAGRLPAIKLFASGGLRGDALSGSNRFYSLMGELVMPIIDWGRRKAEVERRKAIVDEQLALYTQAFLLAIEEVENALRQEKEQLALIEALGEQYEIAGETLGETRKRYLQGVSDYLPLLTALQSVQKLEQDMLREKGELISNRILLYRALGGSKFSPLDKPDNEPHRENEEL
- a CDS encoding efflux RND transporter periplasmic adaptor subunit — its product is MSDIKIKRRLAAAAIIISITAALVYVFYAMKPATKKRRPKPVVPIVEVLNISPSTESVYIEAAGEVIPAMEANLFAEVEGKIIDISSELVPGGIVKKGDKLVSIDRADYILRVKELKAGLAEAESQLELEEGQQVVAREEWRLFEKEHAAAQADKSLALREPHLKSAKARLDAARSRLAAAELDLKRTTVVAPFNGIILEEFAEKGQYVGRQGKIATLAGTDYFWVRVSIPLGYVSRIAFPDKKNKSGAEVKVILDTSNGKKVIRSGNVEKLLGDLDLKGRMARILVRIDDPLALGDKAGDGRILIGSFVKLQIDAGKLENIYALPREVVHEGDRLFIFKKDNTLDVRKLDIQWRRKNELLGLVKMDEGERLIVSRLQNALPGMKLRAAGDKVVGDKVGKAEGKGKE
- a CDS encoding efflux RND transporter permease subunit, encoding MNSDKNIRKGLLSWMADNHVAANLLMIALIIGGLVSAFKIKQEVFPEFALDIVKVTVAYPGATPEEVEEGIILAVEEEVRALENIDRVTSIALEGRTTIIAELVTGVDANYMLQEIKSAVDRITSLPEDAERPVISLQSRRREVIRLALTGNFDDRTMYDMASHMRDELADLPEITQVELRGVREPEVSVEVPRHRLRAYGLTLGDIAGAIREQSVDIPAGGIKTKGGEVLLRTKERRDYAGEFAGISLVSRKDGTEVKLGDIATIREGFAETDKEAYYNGKKAVLINVFRTGEETPNEISEAVYDYITYIKPSLPPGMDLAAYRDRSELYQQRLDLLLSNGAIGLLLVVITLTLFLEARLAFWVAMGIPMAVIGSFIILSFSGGTINMISLFAFIITLGIVVDDAVVVGENIYYHRQKGLSPLAASVKGVREMSVPIFIAVSTNILAFVPLLFVTGRMGRFFFVLPAVIISVFLISLIECLFVLPAHLNYPRRKRGRFMELFEALPDRCAVGLEWFIDRIFSPLVRFCLSYRYLTALVAIAVLIVSHAYWTNGWINYSYFPRIQTDSIDAEIELPYGSPVEEVRRIARLVEEGGLRAVDKNGGREIVRGVMTDISGGNTAQVTFQLVPQNEREMTSRQFSIKWRQEVGEIPGLERLFFDYVVGPGGSAAINIELTHPDPKTLEAAASDVAAELAQYKGVTDIDDGFAQGKPQFDFNMKAEGRSLGLTARSLGSQVRHAYYGAEALRQQRGRDEVRIMIRLPKEERRSLYSLEELLILTPDGGEVPLSSAVTITGSRAYTEIDRVDGKRVLNVKASVIQGVTNENKVLDGLKRNFLPELKAKYAGLKYTFAGRQRQQAQSQEDLHMGITFIMAGIFCFLAIPFRSYAQAIVVMLSIPFGLVCALVGHIIMGYDMSITSIFGMIALCGIVVNGGLVFIITANKMMREEGKSAYDAAYLAARRRFRPIMLTSLTTFFGLAPMIFEQSVQARFLIPMAISLGYGILFSTGVVLLLTPTLYVIHQDLRHQIKAFFGRDEEGMGESGEVKEEMEA
- a CDS encoding penicillin-insensitive murein endopeptidase, giving the protein MIKTTFILIIFLSISPITAWTEEKSICYGTTSKGRLEKGVKLPSGGNNYISYSILANLSGRTYVHSTVRDVVTESYGMLEKEEPSKVFKYAETGFKEGGPFKPHKTHQNGLSVDFIVPVTNRKGESLYLPTHLFNKWGYNIEFSRKGIYKEYTIDFESMGAHIVALHKTAKKYGIDIERVIFDPHLQSLLYKTKYGEYMRKNITIPKKKSWVRHDDHYHVDFAIKCKDI